From Bacteroidota bacterium, a single genomic window includes:
- a CDS encoding thioredoxin family protein yields the protein MRLFILIIGLVICSSGINGDCFAQIQDPVKWSFSVEQNSAEEATIIMKATMDKGWHIYPQKHTGETGLATEFTFTKNAKNYEKSGKAIEPVPHSEYDTINKVSENIHEGTVIFKQKIKLICKAKFEIKGSVFYQTCNNGMCLAPTDVPFTCIINKDSKEEACTGEQTSSQDTATIAVDTITAAAVPPAPVATDTNKLARSADLNILEKECSEGIDEAYESQSLWGIFILSFLGGLLALLTPCVFPMIPMTVSFFTKRSKTRSKGISNAIIYAVSIIVIYVALGMLVTIIAGPSALNEMASSVFFNLLFFVVFVVFALSFFGAFEIVLPSSWVNKADSKSDRGGLIGIFFMAFTLSLVSFSCTGPIIGTLLAQAAQTGALLGPTIGMFGFSLALALPFALFAMFPGWLNSLPKSGGWLNSVKVCLGFLELALALKFLSNVDLAYHWGILQRELFIALWIIIFGLLGLYLIGKLKFSHDSDLPYISTPRLIFAILSFTFTMYLVPGLWGAPLKIISGFPPPDFYKEWNTNSHGCPHNLNCFHDYEEGMAYAKAEGKPVMVDFTGWSCVNCRKMEDNVWSDAKILKKLSEKYVLISLYVDDKEVLEGGAVKSPFSDKTISTTGGKWSDMQTQWYGSNSQPYYVLLDHNERILAAPRGYTPDKNEYSKFLDEGLCRFKLRSVE from the coding sequence ATGAGGTTATTCATTTTAATTATTGGTTTGGTGATTTGTTCGTCAGGAATAAATGGTGATTGTTTTGCTCAAATTCAGGATCCGGTAAAATGGTCTTTTAGTGTAGAGCAAAACAGCGCAGAAGAAGCTACCATCATAATGAAAGCTACTATGGACAAAGGGTGGCATATATACCCGCAAAAGCATACCGGAGAAACTGGGCTGGCAACGGAATTTACCTTTACAAAAAACGCAAAAAATTATGAAAAAAGTGGGAAAGCGATAGAACCGGTGCCACATTCAGAATATGATACGATAAACAAAGTGTCGGAAAATATACACGAGGGAACAGTAATTTTTAAGCAAAAGATTAAGCTTATTTGTAAAGCAAAATTTGAAATAAAAGGCTCGGTATTTTATCAAACCTGCAATAATGGAATGTGCCTTGCGCCAACAGATGTACCCTTTACCTGTATTATAAATAAAGACTCAAAAGAAGAAGCATGCACCGGTGAACAAACTAGCTCGCAAGATACGGCAACCATAGCTGTTGACACTATAACGGCTGCTGCTGTGCCCCCTGCACCGGTAGCTACCGATACCAATAAATTAGCAAGATCGGCCGACCTCAATATTTTAGAAAAAGAGTGCTCAGAAGGCATAGACGAGGCCTATGAGTCGCAATCGTTATGGGGTATATTTATCTTATCCTTTTTAGGGGGATTATTGGCCTTACTTACACCGTGCGTTTTTCCAATGATACCCATGACGGTAAGTTTTTTTACCAAGCGAAGTAAGACCCGTTCAAAGGGAATAAGCAATGCTATTATATATGCAGTTTCTATTATCGTTATTTATGTAGCGTTAGGTATGCTGGTTACCATTATTGCAGGGCCATCGGCCTTAAATGAAATGGCAAGCAGTGTATTTTTCAACCTCTTGTTTTTTGTTGTGTTTGTCGTTTTTGCACTTTCATTTTTTGGAGCCTTCGAAATCGTATTGCCAAGCAGTTGGGTTAATAAAGCCGATAGCAAAAGCGACCGTGGCGGGTTAATAGGTATTTTCTTTATGGCCTTTACCTTATCACTTGTTTCGTTTTCGTGCACCGGTCCCATTATAGGCACCTTGCTGGCACAGGCAGCGCAAACGGGAGCCTTGCTAGGCCCCACTATTGGAATGTTTGGTTTTTCACTCGCGCTGGCATTGCCGTTTGCACTTTTTGCCATGTTTCCGGGATGGTTGAACAGCCTACCCAAATCGGGCGGATGGCTCAACTCGGTTAAGGTGTGCTTAGGTTTTCTTGAACTTGCTTTGGCTTTAAAATTTTTGAGTAATGTAGATTTAGCATATCACTGGGGAATACTGCAACGCGAATTATTCATTGCCTTGTGGATTATTATTTTCGGTTTACTGGGCTTGTATCTGATAGGAAAATTAAAGTTTTCGCACGATAGCGATTTGCCTTACATCTCTACTCCGCGATTAATTTTTGCTATCCTATCATTTACTTTTACCATGTACCTGGTGCCTGGATTATGGGGCGCACCTCTAAAGATAATTAGCGGGTTTCCTCCCCCCGATTTTTATAAAGAATGGAATACCAATTCGCACGGTTGCCCGCATAACCTCAATTGCTTTCACGATTATGAAGAAGGAATGGCTTATGCCAAAGCAGAAGGCAAACCGGTAATGGTGGACTTTACCGGCTGGAGTTGTGTTAACTGCCGTAAGATGGAAGATAACGTATGGAGTGATGCGAAAATATTGAAAAAGCTTTCAGAAAAATATGTACTTATATCCTTATATGTAGATGATAAAGAAGTGCTGGAGGGTGGTGCTGTTAAATCACCTTTTAGCGACAAAACCATAAGCACTACCGGAGGTAAATGGAGCGACATGCAAACACAATGGTATGGCAGCAACTCGCAACCATATTATGTATTGCTTGACCATAACGAACGTATACTTGCCGCACCCCGCGGATATACTCCAGATAAAAATGAGTATAGTAAATTTTTGGATGAAGGACTGTGTCGCTTCAAATTGAGAAGCGTAGAATAA
- the prmA gene encoding 50S ribosomal protein L11 methyltransferase produces MSFGTGHHETTEQILALMLPIQFHNMKVCDMGCGTGILAVMAEKLGASTIDAVDYDEQCVINAQQNIARNNCTRISIYNGDANWLVNKSYDIFIANINRNIILSDLNAYSKSIQPDGLFICSGFYQDDLDEITRAAAANQLHYREHRVKKNWCAAVFYKK; encoded by the coding sequence ATGAGTTTTGGCACTGGCCATCATGAAACTACAGAACAAATTCTGGCGCTGATGTTGCCCATCCAATTCCATAACATGAAAGTTTGCGATATGGGCTGTGGCACCGGCATATTGGCTGTAATGGCCGAAAAACTTGGCGCTTCAACCATTGATGCAGTAGATTACGATGAGCAATGTGTTATAAATGCACAACAGAATATTGCACGAAATAATTGCACCCGTATTTCCATTTATAATGGCGATGCAAATTGGCTTGTAAATAAATCGTACGATATCTTTATTGCCAATATTAACCGTAACATTATACTAAGTGACTTGAATGCGTATTCGAAAAGTATACAACCTGATGGACTATTTATTTGCAGCGGTTTTTATCAAGATGATTTGGATGAAATAACCAGGGCAGCAGCAGCAAACCAACTACACTACCGGGAACATCGTGTAAAGAAAAATTGGTGTGCAGCAGTTTTTTATAAGAAATAA
- a CDS encoding 50S ribosomal protein L11 methyltransferase gives MEYTCYTFTLENFSEENSEILIALLGELPFEMFETKDSSVFAYMLTLLDHEGIEQEINKLKAVVSFDFEKEKVITQNWNMEWESNFNPVVIEDKIYIRAEFHPPAAY, from the coding sequence ATGGAGTACACTTGCTATACGTTTACCTTGGAAAATTTTTCGGAAGAAAATTCCGAAATTCTAATTGCATTGCTTGGCGAATTGCCTTTTGAAATGTTTGAAACAAAGGACTCCAGCGTGTTTGCATACATGCTAACATTGTTAGACCACGAGGGTATCGAGCAAGAAATTAACAAGCTCAAGGCGGTAGTTTCTTTCGATTTTGAAAAAGAAAAAGTAATAACACAAAACTGGAATATGGAATGGGAATCCAATTTCAATCCCGTAGTTATTGAAGATAAAATTTACATCCGTGCCGAGTTTCATCCACCTGCTGCCTATTAG
- a CDS encoding GNAT family N-acetyltransferase codes for MFLEILPATKDHAALLCKIGAQFFYDAYKDVKSETDLQEYIADAFLLVKVEAEFDNPMLFFAIGYVNKIPVAYIKLRSDRTHPNLEGIANLEIERIYVDRQYWRYKFGGAMMNYAIEYARQNKFDCLWLGVWQENNRAISFYKNAGFEIFGTKKFYVGSEENNDFVMRLMLS; via the coding sequence ATGTTTTTAGAAATACTTCCGGCAACGAAGGACCATGCAGCCTTACTTTGTAAAATTGGAGCACAATTTTTTTATGATGCATACAAGGATGTAAAGTCAGAAACCGACCTTCAGGAGTATATAGCCGATGCCTTCCTTTTAGTAAAGGTAGAAGCAGAGTTTGATAACCCGATGCTTTTTTTTGCCATTGGGTACGTAAATAAAATACCGGTAGCTTACATTAAATTGCGTAGCGACCGCACACACCCTAACCTGGAGGGTATTGCCAATCTCGAAATAGAACGAATTTATGTTGACCGCCAGTATTGGCGATATAAATTTGGCGGTGCTATGATGAACTACGCCATTGAATATGCCCGTCAAAACAAGTTCGATTGTTTGTGGTTGGGTGTTTGGCAAGAGAATAATCGCGCTATCAGTTTTTACAAAAATGCCGGCTTCGAAATATTTGGCACCAAAAAATTTTATGTGGGAAGCGAAGAAAATAATGATTTTGTAATGCGCTTAATGTTATCGTAA
- a CDS encoding gliding motility-associated C-terminal domain-containing protein, with translation MKKVFYLFVFALVISNIVLAQSPTVQDCPCAIPICQPIYSELNAYSGTGNIPQEINSIISCLGQGEKNSVWYSFTVQTSGQVKFSITPNVLTDDYDWAVYNLSNANCSDIFANPSLEVACNFAGTPGVTGPNGLPGAQNGPPINVLQGQTYVINVSQFSVSPNGYTIDFSASTASILDQTPPTIDSVNTNFTCGQDSFQVTFSENIQCSSVDKNDFLLLDPTNDTLIIDSVYAVNCNSVCGYSRTFVFYFNPAANYNGTYILSLINSISDICGNVAPPANFNLNISAYSYNNTTTDVNCNAGNDGAINVSILSPGNFTYLWSNGQTSSSISNLAAGTYTVTVTQSGVGCPEIISFTIKQPDPFSISNTITGSPCSGSNGSIAINVDSGGVAPYTYLWSNGNTTNSLTLLAPGAYTVTVTDTQGCTTVKNFTVPSVNDVTAAFTYVDSLSCEGSRVFLTNTSTGATTYTWIFDGVKDSLNAGPNANVFFAAGSNHSISLIAINGACSDTNAIIYTLPELGAVSEITNIFTPNGDGINDCFAIGKTGEFTSCTTVEIHNRWGNKIWSTTSTNKCWEGKDDKGNAVPEGTYFYILEFKDKKYTGHVMVVR, from the coding sequence ATGAAAAAAGTATTCTATTTATTTGTGTTTGCCTTAGTAATTTCTAACATAGTGCTGGCGCAATCGCCAACGGTGCAGGATTGCCCATGTGCTATTCCAATTTGTCAGCCTATTTATTCGGAACTAAATGCCTACTCGGGCACGGGTAACATTCCACAAGAAATTAATAGTATAATCTCTTGCCTTGGGCAGGGTGAGAAAAACAGTGTGTGGTATTCGTTTACCGTTCAAACAAGCGGGCAGGTTAAATTCTCTATTACCCCCAATGTATTAACCGATGACTATGACTGGGCCGTATATAACCTGAGCAATGCTAACTGCAGCGATATATTTGCCAACCCAAGTTTAGAAGTTGCCTGTAACTTTGCCGGAACTCCAGGGGTAACAGGCCCAAATGGATTGCCGGGTGCACAAAATGGCCCTCCCATCAATGTGTTGCAAGGTCAAACCTATGTGATTAATGTGAGTCAGTTTTCGGTATCGCCTAACGGCTATACGATAGACTTTAGTGCCAGTACAGCCAGTATTTTAGATCAAACACCACCAACTATTGATAGTGTAAATACAAATTTTACGTGCGGACAAGATTCGTTTCAGGTAACCTTTAGCGAAAATATTCAATGTTCGAGCGTTGATAAAAATGATTTCCTGTTACTTGACCCTACCAATGATACCCTGATAATTGATAGTGTGTATGCGGTAAATTGTAATTCGGTTTGTGGTTACTCGCGTACGTTTGTTTTTTATTTTAATCCGGCAGCTAATTATAACGGTACGTATATACTAAGCCTGATAAATTCTATTTCGGATATATGTGGTAATGTAGCACCACCTGCTAATTTCAATTTAAATATTTCGGCTTATAGCTACAATAATACGACTACCGATGTTAATTGCAATGCAGGTAATGATGGGGCAATAAACGTATCCATTTTATCCCCCGGAAATTTCACCTATTTATGGAGTAATGGACAAACGTCTTCCTCCATTAGCAACCTTGCAGCAGGAACCTATACGGTTACCGTTACACAGTCTGGAGTTGGATGCCCCGAAATAATATCCTTTACGATTAAACAGCCTGATCCATTTAGTATAAGCAATACCATAACAGGAAGCCCCTGCTCAGGTAGCAATGGCAGCATTGCTATCAATGTTGACTCGGGCGGTGTGGCACCATATACCTATTTGTGGAGTAATGGCAATACTACCAATAGCTTAACTTTACTTGCTCCTGGAGCATATACGGTAACCGTAACAGACACACAAGGATGCACAACAGTAAAGAATTTTACGGTGCCAAGTGTTAATGATGTAACTGCAGCATTTACGTATGTTGACTCGCTTAGCTGCGAAGGATCCCGCGTGTTTTTAACCAACACCAGCACGGGCGCTACTACTTACACCTGGATTTTTGATGGAGTAAAAGATAGCCTGAATGCGGGCCCCAACGCCAATGTGTTTTTTGCTGCCGGCAGTAATCACAGCATTAGCCTGATAGCTATTAATGGCGCTTGCAGCGATACCAATGCCATTATTTATACCTTGCCTGAACTAGGTGCCGTTTCGGAAATTACCAATATTTTTACTCCAAATGGTGACGGTATAAACGATTGTTTTGCCATAGGCAAAACAGGAGAATTTACATCGTGTACCACCGTTGAAATTCATAACCGCTGGGGAAATAAAATTTGGAGCACTACCTCAACCAACAAATGTTGGGAAGGAAAAGATGACAAAGGCAATGCAGTGCCCGAAGGAACCTATTTTTATATTCTTGAATTTAAGGATAAAAAGTACACCGGCCATGTGATGGTAGTAAGGTAG
- a CDS encoding cystathionine gamma-synthase has protein sequence MRFNTKTIHAGLEPDPSTGAIMTPIFQTSTYVQEAPGKHKGYEYARTQNPTRDALQKNLAALENGKHGLCFSSGMGAIDTLIKTLKPGDEVISTSDLYGGTYRIFTKVFEKYGIKFHFTPMHDVAAVGKYINANTKLIWVETPTNPMLNIIDIAAVSKLAKQHNVLVGVDNTFASPYLQNPIDFGADVVMHSVTKYLGGHSDVVMGALVVKDDALAEELAFLQNSCGAVPGPQDCFLVLRGIKTLHVRMQRHCENGERIANFLANHERVEKVYWPGFASHPNHDVAAKQMRGFGGMMSFVIKGNKMDDALKFLSQTHLFSLAESLGGVESLVGHPASMTHASIPKEEREKTGVVDSLIRLSVGIEDANDLIEDLTEALK, from the coding sequence ATGCGATTTAATACCAAGACCATACATGCCGGATTGGAACCTGATCCGAGTACAGGAGCAATTATGACCCCGATATTTCAAACCTCCACGTATGTGCAGGAAGCCCCTGGCAAACATAAAGGATATGAATATGCACGCACACAAAATCCTACACGCGATGCGTTACAAAAAAACCTGGCAGCCCTTGAAAACGGCAAGCATGGCCTTTGCTTTAGCAGCGGAATGGGTGCCATTGATACTTTAATTAAGACTTTGAAACCAGGCGATGAAGTGATTAGTACCAGCGATTTATATGGTGGCACGTATCGCATATTTACCAAGGTATTCGAAAAGTATGGTATTAAATTTCACTTTACTCCTATGCATGATGTAGCTGCGGTGGGCAAGTACATTAATGCAAACACCAAACTAATCTGGGTTGAAACACCAACCAATCCAATGCTTAATATAATTGATATTGCGGCTGTGTCAAAACTTGCGAAGCAACACAATGTATTGGTGGGAGTTGACAACACCTTCGCTTCACCATATTTACAAAATCCGATTGACTTTGGTGCTGATGTAGTAATGCATTCAGTTACCAAATATCTGGGCGGACATAGCGATGTAGTAATGGGCGCACTTGTAGTAAAAGACGATGCACTTGCTGAGGAGCTGGCTTTTCTGCAAAACTCATGTGGCGCAGTTCCGGGGCCGCAAGATTGCTTCCTAGTATTGCGTGGCATTAAAACCTTACATGTGCGTATGCAACGTCATTGTGAGAATGGCGAACGAATTGCCAATTTTTTGGCCAACCATGAACGTGTTGAAAAAGTATATTGGCCGGGATTTGCATCGCACCCAAATCATGATGTAGCAGCAAAGCAGATGCGCGGTTTTGGTGGTATGATGTCGTTTGTTATAAAGGGAAACAAAATGGACGATGCCTTGAAATTTTTGTCACAAACACATTTGTTTTCGTTGGCCGAATCGTTGGGCGGAGTAGAGTCATTAGTAGGGCATCCTGCAAGTATGACCCATGCTTCTATTCCAAAAGAAGAAAGAGAAAAAACAGGAGTGGTAGATTCACTTATCAGGCTAAGTGTTGGCATCGAAGATGCAAATGATTTGATTGAAGATTTAACAGAAGCATTAAAGTAA
- a CDS encoding TrkA family potassium uptake protein, giving the protein MGVSKFAVIGLGRFGQAIARTLANRGAEVLAIDSNEEYIEDIKEDVAVAVTLDATDIKALRTQNLQDMDAVVVSIGEDFEALMLCTVLLQEIGVSRIISRANGKHQRMILEKMGVGDVLSPENDVGLAVAERLLNPTILTTLLLPDSYEIVEVRTPRIIANRTIEDINLRGKYNLNLITLKKHSDEGHNGNSEVVAHIVGVPSGETLIEENDTLILFGLTKDIERFIQINM; this is encoded by the coding sequence ATGGGAGTTTCAAAATTTGCCGTTATAGGATTAGGCCGGTTTGGTCAGGCCATTGCACGCACGCTTGCTAATCGCGGTGCTGAGGTACTCGCTATTGATAGCAACGAAGAATATATAGAAGATATTAAAGAAGATGTGGCAGTAGCTGTTACACTTGATGCTACAGATATTAAAGCATTGCGTACCCAGAACCTACAAGATATGGATGCCGTAGTGGTTTCGATAGGTGAAGACTTTGAAGCCCTAATGCTATGTACGGTGCTGTTGCAAGAGATAGGTGTGTCGCGCATTATTTCGCGTGCCAATGGCAAACATCAACGCATGATACTTGAAAAAATGGGCGTTGGCGATGTGCTTTCTCCTGAAAATGATGTAGGCCTTGCCGTAGCCGAAAGATTGTTGAATCCGACCATTCTTACCACCCTCCTCTTACCCGACAGTTACGAAATCGTTGAAGTAAGAACACCACGTATTATTGCCAATCGTACTATTGAAGATATTAACCTCAGAGGTAAATACAACCTCAACCTTATCACATTAAAAAAGCACAGCGATGAAGGACATAATGGAAATTCGGAAGTGGTAGCTCATATTGTTGGCGTGCCTTCAGGCGAAACACTGATTGAAGAAAACGACACACTGATTTTATTTGGATTGACTAAAGATATTGAACGATTTATACAGATAAATATGTAG
- the pdxA gene encoding 4-hydroxythreonine-4-phosphate dehydrogenase PdxA — translation MQDNEGKIRVGITIGDINGVGPEVVIKTFSDSRMSHVCTPVIYASNKSISHYRKLLNANDFNFNTIKSVNDIIWRKVNLINCWEEEIAIEPGQATTDGGKYAFKSLEQATADLLLQKIDVLVTAPINKQNIQSPDFNFPGHTEYLAKAANASDALMMLVSDDMRVACATGHMALRDVAAKITKQNILKKLSLLSESLKKDFGIRKPKIAVLGLNPHAGDQGLLGKEEQEIIIPAIKEAINKNIMAYGAYAADGFFASLQHRKFDAVLAMYHDQGLIPFKSAGFEKGINFTAGLSFIRTSPDHGTAYDIAGKNIANESSFRQAIYSAIDIFKARAQHAEINKNPLAFSKKGSDH, via the coding sequence ATGCAAGATAACGAAGGAAAAATACGGGTAGGAATAACCATTGGTGATATAAACGGTGTTGGCCCCGAGGTGGTAATTAAAACATTTAGCGATAGCCGAATGTCGCACGTGTGCACACCGGTAATCTATGCCAGCAACAAATCTATTTCGCACTACCGCAAACTTCTTAATGCTAACGACTTTAATTTCAATACCATTAAATCGGTTAATGATATAATATGGCGTAAAGTAAATTTAATTAATTGTTGGGAGGAGGAAATTGCGATAGAACCGGGGCAAGCCACCACAGACGGAGGCAAATATGCTTTTAAATCATTGGAGCAAGCAACGGCAGATTTATTGCTGCAAAAAATTGATGTGCTGGTAACAGCACCCATCAATAAGCAGAATATTCAATCGCCCGACTTTAATTTTCCCGGACATACGGAGTACTTAGCCAAGGCAGCAAATGCCAGCGATGCACTCATGATGCTGGTAAGTGATGATATGCGTGTTGCCTGCGCCACAGGCCATATGGCTTTGCGCGATGTAGCCGCCAAAATCACTAAACAAAATATTCTAAAAAAGCTATCGCTATTAAGTGAAAGTCTAAAAAAAGATTTTGGAATACGTAAGCCAAAAATTGCTGTACTTGGACTTAATCCGCATGCAGGCGACCAGGGTCTGCTTGGAAAAGAGGAGCAGGAAATAATAATTCCTGCTATTAAAGAAGCCATAAACAAAAACATAATGGCCTATGGTGCGTATGCTGCCGATGGGTTTTTTGCAAGTTTGCAACATCGTAAATTTGATGCTGTGCTGGCCATGTATCACGATCAGGGATTGATTCCTTTTAAAAGTGCTGGCTTTGAAAAAGGGATAAACTTTACTGCCGGCTTATCTTTTATACGTACCTCACCCGACCATGGTACAGCCTATGACATTGCAGGTAAAAATATTGCTAACGAATCATCCTTTAGACAGGCAATATATTCGGCTATCGATATTTTTAAAGCCCGCGCACAACATGCCGAAATAAATAAAAATCCGCTTGCATTTAGCAAAAAGGGAAGTGATCATTGA